In Rhodamnia argentea isolate NSW1041297 chromosome 11, ASM2092103v1, whole genome shotgun sequence, one genomic interval encodes:
- the LOC125312957 gene encoding probable leucine-rich repeat receptor-like protein kinase At1g35710 → MKIYHMIHLNPVSRPISSHVGKPMTAAIWILIALALSYSYPAIATGTEADALRRSGWWIDAITSNTSASHCTWPGISCDHSGSVAEINIPLGNCYGCWLRSNLSSMNFSLLPNLASLQVPNNFLVGIIPLQICAVPKLRHLNLSENYLTGELPLCLQNLTLLEVVDIHNNQITSPIPRELGNLKKLIHLDLSFNFLGGPIPPALANLRNLTNLYLQGNAFNGSIPHELGNLKKLIHLDLSFNSLDGPIPPALANLRNLTNLYLQGNAFNGSIPPGIGNLRKLAYLSMEENKFTGCIQCIY, encoded by the exons aTGAAGATATACCACATGATTCATTTGAATCCTGTAAGCAGACCCATCAGCTCGCATGTTGGCAAGCCGATGACCGCAGCGATATGGATCCTTATTGCGCTAGCTCTCTCCTACAGCTACCCTGCCATTGCCACCGGAACAGAGGCAGACGCTCTTCGTCGCAGTGGATGGTGGATTGATGCCATCACGAGCAACACTTCCGCGTCACATTGCACGTGGCCCGGCATTTCGTGCGACCATTCTGGTAGCGTCGCTGAAATAAACATACCACTGGGAAACTGCTATGGCTGCTGGCTCAGAAGTAATTTGAGCAGCATGAATTTCTCCCTGCTCCCGAATCTCGCCTCTCTTCAGGTGCCTAATAATTTCCTCGTCGGCATCATTCCCCTTCAAATATGTGCAGTCCCAAAGCTCAGGCACCTCAACTTGTCGGAAAATTACCTAACCGGTGAGTTACCTCTTTGTCTACAAAACCTCACCTTGCTAGAAGTTGTTGACATTCATAATAATCAAATCACTAGTCCTATCCCTCGTGAATTGGGAAATCTGAAGAAGCTTATTCACCTAGATCTTAGCTTCAATTTCCTTGGTGGCCCTATCCCTCCGGCTCTCGCGAATTTGAGGAACTTGACTAATCTCTATTTGCAAGGAAATGCCTTCAATGGATCTATTCCTCATGAATTGGGAAATCTGAAGAAGCTGATTCACCTAGATCTTAGCTTCAATTCCCTTGATGGCCCTATCCCTCCGGCTCTCGCGAATTTGAGGAACTTGACTAATCTCTATTTGCAAGGAAATGCCTTCAATGGATCTATTCCTCCCGGAATAGGGAACTTGAGAAAATTGGCATATCTGAGTATGGAAGAGAACAAATTCACTGGATGTATCCA ATGTATATATTAA